In a genomic window of Drosophila yakuba strain Tai18E2 unplaced genomic scaffold, Prin_Dyak_Tai18E2_2.1 Segkk8_quiver_pilon_scaf, whole genome shotgun sequence:
- the LOC120322355 gene encoding ubiquitin-conjugating enzyme E2 G1-like yields MSELQSSLLLKKQLAELNKNPVEGFSAGLIDENDIFRWEVLIIGPPDTLYEGGFFKAHLYFPKEYPLRPPRMKFVTEIWHPNIEKNGDVCISILHEPGDDKWGYEKASERWLPVHTVETILISVISMLADPNDESPANVDAAKEWRESYTDFKRKVARCVRKSQEECS; encoded by the exons AACTAAACAAGAATCCAGTGGAAGGATTCTCGGCTGGTTTAATTGATGAGAATGATATATTTCGCTGGGAAGTTTTAATAATTGGACCGCCAGATACACTGTA CGAAGGAGGATTCTTTAAAGCTCATCTTTACTTTCCTAAGGAATATCCGTTGCGTCCTCCTCGAATGAAGtttgttacagaaatttggCACCCTAATATTGAGAAGAACGGAGATGTCTGTATTTCTATTTTACATGAGCCTGGAGACGATAAATGGGGATACGAAAAAGCATCGGAGCGCTGGTTACCCGTGCATACAGTGGAGACCATCTTGATATCTGTAATATCAATGCTGGCCGATCCAAACGATGAGTCTCCAGCAAACGTTGATGCTGCCAAGGAATGGCGAGAATCCTATACCGACTTTAAGCGCAAAGTTGCTCGATGCGTCAGAAAAAGTCAGGAGGAGTGCTCGTGA